Proteins from one Oscillatoria nigro-viridis PCC 7112 genomic window:
- the gloA2 gene encoding SMU1112c/YaeR family gloxylase I-like metalloprotein gives MKIKAIHHVAIICSDYEASKNFYVEVLGCSIIKETFRTERNSYKLDLRVGNGDTIELFSFPHPPERVNNPEACGLRHLAFAVEDIEASVAYLKSQQVEVEKIRLDEITEKRFTFFRDPDNLPLEIYEI, from the coding sequence ATGAAAATAAAGGCAATACATCATGTGGCGATTATTTGCTCGGATTACGAAGCATCGAAAAATTTTTATGTAGAAGTATTGGGATGTTCCATTATCAAAGAAACTTTCCGAACCGAGAGGAATTCTTACAAATTAGATTTGCGAGTCGGAAACGGCGACACCATCGAGCTTTTCTCATTTCCCCATCCTCCTGAAAGAGTTAACAATCCTGAAGCTTGCGGTTTGAGACATTTAGCTTTTGCAGTTGAAGACATAGAAGCATCAGTTGCTTACTTAAAATCTCAACAAGTAGAAGTAGAAAAAATTCGCCTTGACGAGATTACCGAAAAACGATTTACATTTTTCCGAGATCCCGACAATTTACCGTTAGAAATTTATGAAATTTAA